The sequence TGTGTGGTGAAATATTATCCCCACGTTTTTGTTTCCACATCCACCGAGCCGCGACCGAGCACGAGGGAATGAAGTTGTGAGTGTCGAGAGAGCACACGATCTCCATCTCCTATTACGTTTTCACCAAGGGCAATTGCTGACTCGAACCCACTCGCCTATTCTTCACCAGCCGAGCGTGCGCCACTCTTCTTGCAGTTCAAGCAGATTCGAAAGGAAAAAAGATCAGAGATGCCAAGCAGATGTCACACTGGTGACACTTTGGTGactgactcgtgactattGACCGAGATTATTTACTACGCCTTGGCAAACCCACGGAAGACACGAGAGGTTTTACCGGGCAGAGAAAGGCGAGTGACCTTGTGCCCGTCTCTTCCGACGCGTCAAACACAAAAGCAAACTTCGGGAGTTCGGTCAGCCGACCGGCAAACCAAAGAAAagtagtcgtgagtgaatcTGAGTTGAGCCGCGATCGGGCTGACTGCCTCCGCTTCGGACATACCCGGCTTGAAAATTAAAAATTGGCTAGTAAACGAATCAAGCTCTAACTTAGCATCTCAGAGCACATATCCATCAGCATGACGCATGCCACTGCATCAGTGGAACATGGGCACACATGTGGGTCATCCGTAAGAAAGCAACTCACTCACGCCAAACACACGCCGTGCCAACGATGTCGGTCCCAACAGCCTCGTCGTAGCGGTTGGCTTGCGAGATTGAGAGTCTattcacactcgtgactgcaagGCTTTCCATGGTCAGCTTAAGCATTAGGCAATTTTGTGAATGGGCGCGCCTTGACTCTCTCTCGACGCCCAACCCATCCAGCTCTCGTCATAGATGCTGCTCTGCACCCCGATTTCCTGCAGCGCCAACCAGATAGCCGCTGCCGTCATACCCGAGCCGCATGTGTTAGTAGCGGCAAGCTCTCCACCACTGGAAGCCTGtctgagcttgtcgagtgCTTCCATACCTCCAACCGTATCACTCAGTGTCCTCCACAATTCGATCTGGTCCTTGAGCACCGTATActgcttgccatccttgCCCGTCTCGGTCTTGAGCAGGTTGGGAAAGGGGAGCGAGAGACTGTTAGGGATGTGGCCGGAAGAAAGACCTGGCCTAGGCTCCGGATCCGTGCCTTGAAATCTGCCCTTGGAGCGTGCGTCGAATACAGtctgagctcgagcgcccATTTTGGCGTTGGCCAACATCTCGTCAAACGAGCGGATGATGCCATCCTGCAGCACTGGCTCCGGGTACTTGGATTTCGAGACCGATGCCGGTTCGCCAGATTCTGTCGCAAGGCCGTTGTTGACCCATGCTGGGAGCCCGCCATTGAGGACCGACACATTGAGATGGCCGAATGCCTTGAACGTGAACGCTGTGCGCGGAGCGGAAAAGACTCCATGTGTGTCGTAGACAACAACGTGAGTGTCTGGCTCGATGCCGtgcatcgatgctgcctCGGCGAACGTAGCTGGGGAAGGCATCATATGAGGAAGGTTGCGAACGCTTTCCCCGACGGTTGCCACCTTGTCAACGTTCCAGAAGAGGGCTCTGGGCAGTCGAGGTCCTGCTTTGAACTCTTCGAATGCATTGCGAGGCGGGTTCGTGTTGGGCATGAACCATGTGGCGTCAAGGATGCGCACCTTGCTGGTGCTTGCTTTGTCGGCCTCGATCAAAGAGGCGAGTGCCTTTGGTGCGATGACCAGAGGCACTGTAGGTGGCCGTGCTGTCGAGGCCATGTTTCTAAAGCCGCTCGCTCTTGAGGCATACGATGGTTCGATCCGTGCAAGCAATTTTGTGCGTCCAAGGCTGGTCGTTCGAGCGACTAGCATTGTTTGTCCAACTTTGAGTGCGATATGATTGAGCAACGTGGTGGAAGATTAGAGCACCAGCGACAAGCCCATACTTGGCGTGTGTGAGGTTGGCCCAAGCACTCGTGATTACGAAGGTGGAGCCGAtgctactcgtgactattcgtgattcgtgattcgtgattcgtgattcgtgattcgtgattcgtaatttaattcacgatttgattTTCGGTATAAGTTATGTTCTATCCTTGacacaaccacgaacagAAAAATGCTAGGGTTGAGTCACGTGAATGTTCTCATAGCAACCCACGTCATACACACTCAATCGCGAATTCACAACGCATACAAAACCCCTCGTACCTAACATGTAACGATGTTCTGTACCGTACAGTACACTGAAACATTCACAGCCTTAGATGGCACCTatctgctgctcaagatcTATTTGACCACTTTACGCGCGCTCTGTGTGACAACGGATGTACAAAGGCCATACAAAGGGAGCTATTGGCGAGGTCCAGTTCACTGGCGTCTGCCTTGGCGCACGAGTGGCAAGTCGGAAGGCCTCGATGGCCTGATCCCTGTATTTGTCGATCATCGTGAGCAGCCCTTAGACCCTGCTTCTCGCCTCGGCCATCCTAGCCTTCCAGCGGCCAATGGagatgacgagctgcatgCGGTGCGCTACATGGCGTACCTAGCCTGGGAGGCCTAGCGGATGAAGAGTCAGAGTCTGACACGCAGCAATCACATCCAGGGATGGTGGAACATTAGCCGTGATACTGGAAGCTCGGTCGGACTGGAAACATCTTTGGTGGTTGGTGGCGTCAATTGTGATTCTGTGGTACTTCAGGCTGAGTCTCAGTTTGTGTCTAGACGTGATCTCTAATCGAGCCTCTACCGTGTTGGAGAGACACATAGACGAATGCCACATGCTGTTCCCCGTGGGGAAGCAACAAAGTGCTATCAAGAAGCATATAGAGCATGCTAGCGGCATAACGTGGGGTAAGCATCGCCAAGATGTCACGACAAGATCGCCAGCTGAGGGGCGCTTTTCCGCTCCACTTTTAGACGGGCCCGACCTGCTGCTGAAACTGATCACTTACAGGTCATGCCAGAGAATCGCGGGGGAATTGCATCGGATGTCGTGGAGCACATGACATTGACCACATCGAGTTTTGGACTGCATTGCCCGCGGGGTGCTCGAGATCTACCGAACAGACTCTCACCCCGCGGGGTCTACGGACGCCCGGTTATTGGCGCAGGCACGGAGAGGACGTCGGCAGTATAACCAGCACATGGCCAAGAAAGGCTGTCAGATGAATTTCGACAAAGCGCCTCAAGGTGGAGCAGATGCCAGCAAGGTGGGGGTGAGCGGCTAAGGGGGTGAGATCTCCCCGGGCAAGATGGTAGATTGCCGGTTCGGTTGAATGCAGAAGCGCCAATAGATGAAGTGACATGGAATCATGGCAGGAATGACGAGAAGTTAGCCGCGCCGCTCAGCGTGGgcaacagcaacggcaCACTCTAGGTGCTGCATCTGACAAAATGGAGCGTCGTTCCCCGCGGGGGCTGGCTGAGGTCATTTTACATGCATGTCgacagcaatcacgaatgcagtAGCGAGAAAGTCGATCAcgctcggcatcgtagATAGCAAGCTGTGCGGCTGGTGCAAATCTTGTGGCCATGGTTCTCAGGAGCGTCTGACACGGTTGTTCAGTACGGGTGCCATCGGCCCGGAGTTTGCCAACGCTTAGACTCGTCTTGGATGCCCAACCAATCACGAcccacgactcacgactcacgacccCAGCATGCACGGATCTGAGACGCGAGACTAGCGGAAACTTTTGGGCTAGTAAAATTTAGGGTCCAAGgcgaaatcacgaatcatgaatgaaTGCTCAAGGAGCGAGCGATACAGTCGATACAGTTTTGAGTAGTACGGTACAGTACTCGTCACTGAAAAGTGGTGGCTACACGTTATCTGCCCTGAGGCGTGAGCATGAGGTTATGCAATCACATTCACAAATTCTGAGGTACAGTGTAGCAAACCAACCACGAACGACTCACGacgtgactgtgactgtgactgtgactgtgactgtgactgtgactgtgactgtgactgtgactaCGACTCGTAACTCGTAACTCAGAGGCTGCCACAGTTgttagtcgtgagtgacgGTCCGACTTTGTTCCTTGTGAATTTAAcgttaatcgtgaatagttTAGTTGTGAGGCTGTGAGTCACTGAGGTACTATTTCGCGTCTTCTCGTGTTGAGCAAccaccttcacgcttggtgctttcgtgattcgctgGTTCGACCACTTTACGGTGCTCCGCAGTCATGACTCGTCAGTTGactcgtctcgtctcgtctcgtctcgcccCGAgtggcaatcgtgaaatgtCAATGCCAGTTGTGAATGATTCTCACCGTGCTTTCTCGCTTGTGTACTCACAACTCTCCAGCTGCATCACCTACAGATTCTCGAGTCCCCACCACAATCCGTCCTGGTGCCTTTCTAGTCTGTCATGCTTGCAAGCCGCAAGCAATCCCGCCCCCCTCACCAGTCATAAGCATAGCGCTCTGAAACCACTTTGTTCTCCGTGCCGCATAGAGCTTGCCTTTCCCCCACCACGACCCTCAACTCGGATAGCTTGCGTCCCGGAACATTGTCATCAGGTGGTCATCGGCAGAATCTCAGGTACACACGGCTTGCTCCTCTCCACCTTTCTGTCCTCCCCCGCAATTTGGGTTACCGATTTGACTCTGGTCCTGCAAGAGAATAGCAATACGCTCACGCTATTCGTCCGCATCATTTGCTTTTCCGGTGCTACCATCGATTGGGTTGAACCGACGCTCGGTATCCTCTGTTCTCAAACTTGACCTTTGGATTTCGCCAGTCTTTCACCTTGGCTCCGGCCCCACACGTTACCGCTGTTGGGCCAGCCTCCGCTCTACACAGTTCTTGCTTGGTGTCTAGCCATCAGCAAAACGGCAAAAAGTACAAGTAGGCACCGTCCCAAGCAACTTCCTCTCTCCCTCCGACACCCCTTATCCAACATCACCTGCTACTCGCCATTTCACCAGAACCTCATCGCTGCCTTCCAACATGACACGTTCCAACACCGACGGGTCCATGACCCCCTCCAAGCAGGAGGGCAACTTGGTCTCTGCTACCCACCCACCGCTTGCCAAGCGACGTTTCGGTTCCACGTCGCTCACTGAAGATCTTCAGCGGCATTGGCGTGTCTACCTTCTTGGTATCTGCGCTTCCTTCGGAGGTCTACTGTTCGGTTGGGACACGGGCCTCATAGGCGGCGTTCTCAACATGGCTGCCTTTCAAAATGATTTTGGCCTCAAAAACAATCCATCCAAGCTAGCAGCGCTCAAGGGTAACATTGTATCCGTCTTGCAAGCTGGCTGCTTTTTCGGCGCCGCTTCCAGTTTCTACCTGCCCCACCGATTCGGTCGTCGCAACGCCATGTTGATCTCTGCTGCCGTCTTCCTGGTCGGCTCCATCATACAAACCACCTGCCGCCTTCATGGACAAAGCGCGACTTCCGCTTTGAACCAGCTCTACGTCGGACGTGTCATCGGTGGATTCGGTGTCGGACTCGCCTCTTCGGTCGTGCCCACTTATCTTTCTGAGTGCGCGCCTCGCTCGATTCGGGGTCGACTTGCTGGCATGTACCAGCTGCTGATTGTCACTGGTATCTGCATCGCCTACTTTGTCAACTACGGCATGGTCCAGAACTATCCCGACCAGCATTCGAGCGCTATGTGGCAGGTGCCTTTTGCTCTGCAGTGTCTGCCCGGTTTTCTTTTCGTCGTAACCCTTTTCTTTCAGCCAGAGTCTCCGCGttggctcgtcgagcagggCAGAAGTGAAGAAGCTCATCGCGCCCTCGCTCGCATCAATCGTACTCCTATCGACGATCCAAGCGTCGTGGCAATTCTCCAAGAAATCCAAAATGATCTCCAAGGAAAACAAGGCCTCTCCATCCGTCAACAAGTCCGGATGGCCTTCGCCGAAAGAGTCACAACATATCGAGTCTTTACCGGCGCCCTTCTTATGTTTTTTCAGCAGTTCACGGGCACTAATAGCATTAATTACTATTCACCCCAAATCTTTGCCAGCCTTGGCGTCACTGGTCAGTCTAGCGGTCTTCTGGCGACGGGAGTCTATGGTGTCGTCAAAATCGTAACCACCGGTCTTTTTATGGTAGtggcgatcgagcagcttggccgcAAGTGGTGTCTCATCACTGGCGGCATTGTTCAAGTATTTTGCCTCTTTTGGATTGCAATCTACCAGGCCGTCCGTCCCAGCGGAACGCCTGTTGACGGTGTCGGCTACCTGACCATTGCCATGATCTATCTCTTTGTAGTTGGATATGGTCTCGGATGGTCTTCGGTCACTTGGGCTGTAAGTGCAGAAATTGCGCCGAATCAGCTTCGTGCGTTGGCCATGTCGGCAGCTACTATGAGCCAGTGGTTCTTCAACTTTGTCATTGCACTCATCACGCCTCGGGCGCTCGAACACATCAAGTTCGGCACCTTCATCCTTTTCGCCGTTGTCACATCGGTCGCGGTGCTCTGGGCAGCGTTTTTCCTGCCCGAGACTAGCGGTGTCTCTCTGGAACTCATGCACAGAGTGTTCCAAGGCAACATCATCACTAGGTCGATCCAGGATTTGTCACCAAAGAAGAGAAAGGCCTTCCGCGACAGGTTGATGGCTGAAGCGGATGGTACGATTGATCAAGGAACCAACCCAGGTGTCAATCAAGAGCAGACCGCCTCGGCTGACGTTGCTACGCTGGACAGGGTGCCGTCAAAGCTTCCCAAGGGTGGCGAGGACGGCATCCTCAATACGTCGGATGCGGTCTCGTCTGACAACGACCATGGCAAGAGGTGATAAATAGATTTGCTATATGATTTGGTTGATGCTCCAAGTTGGGGGGtcttcttttcttttcaCATGATCCATCTTATGCTCCCGTTTTGTACTTTTATACCATCGATATCAATCAAGCATGCTGCATCTTGGTCACGTTCAACGAAGCTAGCGAAATGTCTATATGCAAGATGCATCGACGTGAGGATCAAACAGCGATCGCGTCAGGCATGGCACGCATGAGCAGGACACACAAGCCGGTAGACCGGTGCTTCAACGAGACCAAGACCTGTACGTATGCACTCTCACAGTGGCCTGCAAAAAATCGTGCTTTTATCGATATGCAACACGGTGACCGCAACAGGCAGGACTACTGACCCCTCGTGCTCGTGCGGCCACGCTGAGATGGTCAGAGAGCACCTCCTGCTGCACTGCGCTGTGCTGGGAACGAAGCcgcacctcgtccagcgCGGTTTCCCTCCCACCGAACGTGGCGATTTGCTATCTCTGCTCGTTGCAGGGGTTGGAAAGGCGAGCCTGAAGAAAAGGAAAGCTAGCGTCACGTCTTTACCAAGATGCTCTGCACGGTCAAGTTGGTCGTGCACGAGGCGAGAGGTGCCGTGAGTCACGCTGACGTCTGCATGGAAAGGGGGGTGCACTGACGTGGTGTGCAGTCCGAGGACCGTGGTCGTGAGTGTCCCGTGCAACGGCGACAAATACAAGGGAATACCCTgcgtcgagtcgagtctTGCCGGCAGCGTGCTGCTCATCAGCGGGTACAGTATGTGTGTGACTCGCCCAGACGCTAAAGCGAAAGAGTGGGCTGTTGCACGGACCAAAATGTGCGCAAAGAGGATCGGCATGGATGAGCACTGAAAGAGTGAAGCACTGACTGGCGTTCACATCTGAGTTGTTCTCTTGCATCATCTCGTCTTTGACGACTGTCGACACCGCACGACCACGCCACGTTCTTGGTTTACTTCGGCACTTGTCTGACCTTTCCCGTCTGTTTCTCGGCAGGCCTGTACTTGCTGCAGTCGTTCGCGGCCCACGTCATCGACATTGGGCTCTCTGCGTGTCCTGTCGGGGACCGGGGACCCGTTCGTACACGTCGACCACGCCTCGCTTACGAACGCAAACGCTTGTGCTATCTCTGGCCATGCAAGATACGGTCGCGCATCCACTGAGAAAGGTGCGGGCCGGACATCAAGAAACATTGAGCTTATCCACACCCGACTGCACTCAAAACAATGCCAAGCAACACAAAGTTGAGCCCGAAATCTGCACGTGCTGAGCGCCACTTGCAGCTGTCCTCTGTGGGGCTTCTGCGTCGCTACTTAGCTCGTGTACGGACGTTAGTCTTCCATGGTCCTCGCCAGCGTTCAAGAGTTCGTATAGCTCCAACGGTTCGCTGTTGGCTCTTCGAACGTCATCACGAGCATCCAGCATGGTCTGCTGTCTGAATACTGGCAGCGATTCGCCCTTATCGATGCACGAACTGCCGTGGGTGTTGTGAGCAAGACACGAGTGAGATACTTAGTTGTTCTACGTTTGCAAATACGCTTTAGATAGGCACGGTTCGTGAATGTTGGGGGTTTTGCAGAACGTGGTTCGAAAGCGCAGACGCTCGGAGCGGCGACTGTGGATGCCTCAGCGTCTGAAAGAGCGACGATCGATTGCGGATCCGTGAGTGGAGATCGTCACTGGTCAATCCAAGGTcccaaacacgaaaggcTGTCCGGcttacaatcacgaatgtcgcttccgcctcggctTAAGCCTCAGCTTAGCGCATCCAATGTTGGTGCAATACGCCCCACCTATTCGTGTTTCATCCAGACGAACATGTACGCCAATAAGGAAATTGCCATGACTTAGTTGTACCTTCCGAAATACCTTGCTTGTCTCGGACCTTCACAGCGATTCTGACACACCCATCTGCAAGCGTGGACGAACAAGCATCTCGACTGGCCCGTTAAGCGAATGCGAGGTATGGGCGATTAAATCGTACTGATCGGCGGCGTAGACGCGGTGCAGCTCAACAACGATGGTGTGGGCAGCGAGATACGCTGCGACCATGTCAAGGCTCAACCGTGGCGTGTCAAATGAAACAACAGTCG comes from Mycosarcoma maydis chromosome 1, whole genome shotgun sequence and encodes:
- a CDS encoding uncharacterized protein (related to quinate transport protein) yields the protein MTRSNTDGSMTPSKQEGNLVSATHPPLAKRRFGSTSLTEDLQRHWRVYLLGICASFGGLLFGWDTGLIGGVLNMAAFQNDFGLKNNPSKLAALKGNIVSVLQAGCFFGAASSFYLPHRFGRRNAMLISAAVFLVGSIIQTTCRLHGQSATSALNQLYVGRVIGGFGVGLASSVVPTYLSECAPRSIRGRLAGMYQLLIVTGICIAYFVNYGMVQNYPDQHSSAMWQVPFALQCLPGFLFVVTLFFQPESPRWLVEQGRSEEAHRALARINRTPIDDPSVVAILQEIQNDLQGKQGLSIRQQVRMAFAERVTTYRVFTGALLMFFQQFTGTNSINYYSPQIFASLGVTGQSSGLLATGVYGVVKIVTTGLFMVVAIEQLGRKWCLITGGIVQVFCLFWIAIYQAVRPSGTPVDGVGYLTIAMIYLFVVGYGLGWSSVTWAVSAEIAPNQLRALAMSAATMSQWFFNFVIALITPRALEHIKFGTFILFAVVTSVAVLWAAFFLPETSGVSLELMHRVFQGNIITRSIQDLSPKKRKAFRDRLMAEADGTIDQGTNPGVNQEQTASADVATLDRVPSKLPKGGEDGILNTSDAVSSDNDHGKR
- a CDS encoding thiosulfate sulfurtransferase (related to 3-mercaptopyruvate sulfurtransferase), whose product is MASTARPPTVPLVIAPKALASLIEADKASTSKVRILDATWFMPNTNPPRNAFEEFKAGPRLPRALFWNVDKVATVGESVRNLPHMMPSPATFAEAASMHGIEPDTHVVVYDTHGVFSAPRTAFTFKAFGHLNVSVLNGGLPAWVNNGLATESGEPASVSKSKYPEPVLQDGIIRSFDEMLANAKMGARAQTVFDARSKGRFQGTDPEPRPGLSSGHIPNSLSLPFPNLLKTETGKDGKQYTVLKDQIELWRTLSDTVGGMEALDKLRQASSGGELAATNTCGSGMTAAAIWLALQEIGVQSSIYDESWMGWASRESQGAPIHKIA